One genomic region from Nymphaea colorata isolate Beijing-Zhang1983 chromosome 10, ASM883128v2, whole genome shotgun sequence encodes:
- the LOC116261836 gene encoding uncharacterized protein LOC116261836: MAGRWGRRVIHFPNLPIKLLMPSKLENIREFALKTIPSASKIEIKRVLEGLYGFEVDNVRTLNMEGKKKKRGGVVFAKPDYKKAYVTLKQPLSLPSNLFPIGLIEEEKAMSNKQSKSSIVNEQMKKTHWLDTDREDGSKPPKEDGADVIPEREKKFPWSYVKSWKQM; this comes from the exons ATGGCCGGCAGATGGGGGAGAAGAGTTATCCACTTTCCCAATCTGCCAATAAAGCTTCTTATGCCTTCCAAACTGGAAAACATTAGGGAGTTCGCTCTCAAGACGATCCCATCTGCTTCAAag ATTGAAATAAAGAGGGTGCTTGAGGGTCTATACGGATTTGAAGTAGACAATGTGCGCACACTCAACatggaaggaaagaagaagaaaaggggtGGTGTTGTCTTTGCAAAACCTGATTACAAAAAGGCGTATGTGACCCTGAAACAGCCACTATCTCTTCCTTCAAACTTATTTCCAATTGGGTTGATTGAAGAGGAGAAAGCTATGAGTAATAAGCAGTCAAAATCAAGCATAGTTAATGAGCAAATGAAGAAGACCCATTGGCTTGACACTGATAGAGAAGATGGCTCTAAGCCTCCAAAGGAGGATGGTGCGGATGTTATTCCAGAACGTGAGAAAAAATTCCCTTGGAGCTATGTTAAATCGTGGAAACAAATGTAG